One Myxococcales bacterium genomic region harbors:
- a CDS encoding antibiotic biosynthesis monooxygenase, translating to MYAITIVLAPKPGHEQTLLDACLAVVAASRAEPGNLFFDVLVSDSPREVVFYEAYVDEAAFQAHMAASHTKAWQEAALPSIERSTLRFPAHRSVAPAP from the coding sequence ATGTATGCGATCACCATCGTCCTCGCGCCCAAGCCCGGTCACGAGCAGACCCTGCTCGACGCCTGCCTCGCCGTGGTCGCGGCGAGCCGGGCCGAGCCCGGAAATCTCTTCTTCGACGTGCTCGTGAGCGACTCGCCGCGCGAGGTCGTGTTCTACGAGGCCTACGTCGACGAGGCGGCGTTCCAAGCCCACATGGCGGCTTCGCACACGAAGGCCTGGCAAGAGGCCGCGCTCCCGTCGATCGAGCGCTCGACGCTGCGCTTCCCGGCGCACAGGAGCGTGGCCCCCGCGCCCTGA
- a CDS encoding alpha-glucosidase, whose translation MARRILPLVVVPLLVFGAVALGCSGGPSGDGAGQPEPSEPIARDGGVPPEASVPPGSPPPAPPSCAVPSDLRLTPTVEGDHSLGSFRVATTSASFTVTHASRGQDPVFTTGPGMLSASRHALSVEEHQGSFEIHEKDTTTCSGAVVREAGASGGVLRLRGGFATGPSACAALTFTMDLCEARPGHLAFDTQVSDPSFSGVDLFVAKDADERVYGLGEQFPHDSLDLRGRVFPILAQEGGVGRGHQPISASVNTASKGSAGHEGSTYYAAPHVLTSRRRSFFLENEELAMFDLTQATHMRVRTYAPRVRGRILAGKTPLELVERYTDFTGRMPRLPDWVDEGAIVALARPLDESLALVDRMRAAGVQISAVWNQTWPGKAKTFIGEQVLWNWAYNPNYHPGWQSYVSALAGQNIKTLCYVNSMFREVPADAGKVERNTYEEGLRLDAFVKNPTGGTYKLPVTAFDVALLDLSNPGARTFMKGLIKSEMIDKAKCSGWMADFAEALPFDARMRSGATGADYHNTYTVEWAKLNREVVEENGLLGKVLVWNRSGHTRSPGASLLFWEGDQLTTWDKYDGLVSALHGLLNGGLSGMSLNHSDTGGYTSLSAGGVGYTREDEQLKRWAEMSAFTAVLRTHEGNQPAANAQAYDTDDTLTHFARMSKIYKALGFYRKELYAEAETNGYPLVRTLFLEFPDDAASWDVDDEMMLGSEILVAPVKNKCFTAPLCPYDKEVYLPPGEWTHLFSGTSYGRAGQGTKVTVKAPLGQPAVFYKKGSRVGATLVTNLRAAGVM comes from the coding sequence ATGGCCCGTCGCATTCTGCCCCTCGTCGTCGTCCCGCTGCTCGTCTTCGGCGCCGTGGCTCTTGGCTGCAGCGGAGGTCCGTCGGGCGATGGGGCAGGTCAGCCCGAGCCCTCGGAGCCCATCGCGCGTGACGGTGGCGTGCCCCCCGAAGCCTCGGTTCCCCCCGGTTCCCCGCCGCCGGCCCCGCCCTCGTGCGCCGTCCCGAGCGACCTCCGCCTGACACCCACGGTCGAAGGCGATCATTCCCTCGGCTCGTTTCGTGTCGCCACGACGTCGGCGAGCTTCACTGTGACCCACGCCTCGCGCGGGCAAGATCCGGTCTTCACCACGGGGCCCGGCATGCTCTCGGCGAGCCGCCACGCGCTCTCCGTCGAAGAGCATCAAGGGTCGTTCGAGATTCACGAGAAGGACACGACGACCTGCTCGGGGGCCGTGGTCCGAGAGGCGGGCGCGTCGGGGGGCGTCCTGCGCCTCCGCGGAGGATTTGCCACGGGGCCTTCGGCGTGCGCGGCGCTCACGTTCACGATGGACCTGTGCGAGGCGCGCCCAGGCCACCTCGCCTTCGATACCCAAGTATCCGATCCGAGCTTCTCGGGCGTCGACCTCTTCGTCGCCAAAGACGCCGACGAGCGCGTGTACGGGCTCGGCGAACAGTTCCCCCACGATAGCCTGGATCTCCGCGGCCGCGTCTTCCCCATTTTGGCTCAAGAGGGCGGAGTGGGTCGAGGCCATCAGCCCATCAGCGCCTCGGTGAACACCGCGTCGAAGGGGTCGGCGGGGCACGAGGGCTCGACGTACTACGCGGCGCCCCACGTGCTCACGAGCCGGCGAAGGTCGTTCTTCTTGGAGAACGAAGAGCTCGCGATGTTCGATCTCACGCAGGCCACCCACATGCGGGTGCGCACCTATGCGCCTCGAGTGCGAGGCCGAATCCTCGCGGGAAAGACGCCGCTCGAGCTCGTCGAGCGCTATACCGATTTCACGGGCCGTATGCCCCGGCTGCCCGACTGGGTCGACGAAGGGGCGATCGTGGCGCTCGCGCGGCCCCTCGACGAGAGCCTCGCCCTCGTGGACCGCATGCGCGCCGCCGGGGTGCAGATCTCGGCCGTATGGAACCAGACGTGGCCCGGCAAAGCCAAGACGTTCATCGGCGAGCAGGTGCTCTGGAACTGGGCCTACAATCCCAATTACCACCCGGGCTGGCAGTCGTACGTGTCGGCGCTCGCGGGCCAGAACATCAAGACGCTCTGCTACGTGAACTCCATGTTCCGTGAGGTGCCGGCCGACGCCGGCAAGGTGGAGCGAAATACCTACGAAGAGGGCCTCCGGCTCGACGCCTTCGTGAAGAACCCCACGGGCGGGACGTACAAGCTCCCCGTCACCGCGTTCGACGTCGCTCTCCTCGACCTCTCGAACCCCGGCGCGCGCACCTTCATGAAGGGCCTCATCAAATCCGAGATGATCGACAAGGCGAAATGCTCGGGCTGGATGGCCGACTTCGCCGAGGCGCTGCCCTTCGACGCGCGTATGCGCTCGGGGGCGACGGGCGCCGACTACCACAACACGTACACGGTCGAGTGGGCCAAGCTCAATCGCGAGGTCGTCGAGGAGAATGGTCTCCTCGGGAAGGTGCTCGTGTGGAATCGCTCGGGTCACACGCGTTCTCCGGGTGCGTCGCTCCTCTTCTGGGAGGGTGATCAGCTCACCACGTGGGACAAGTACGATGGCCTCGTGAGCGCGCTCCACGGGCTCTTGAACGGGGGCCTCTCGGGAATGAGCCTGAACCACTCCGACACTGGGGGCTACACGTCGCTCTCGGCCGGCGGGGTGGGCTACACGCGCGAGGACGAGCAGCTCAAGCGCTGGGCCGAGATGAGCGCGTTCACCGCCGTGCTCCGCACGCACGAGGGCAACCAGCCCGCGGCGAACGCCCAGGCCTACGACACGGACGACACGCTCACGCACTTCGCGCGCATGTCGAAGATCTACAAGGCCCTCGGTTTCTACCGAAAAGAGCTCTACGCCGAGGCCGAGACGAACGGCTACCCGCTCGTGCGCACGCTCTTCCTCGAGTTCCCGGACGACGCGGCCTCGTGGGACGTCGACGACGAGATGATGCTCGGCTCGGAGATCCTCGTCGCGCCCGTGAAAAACAAGTGTTTCACGGCCCCACTCTGCCCGTACGACAAGGAGGTGTACCTCCCCCCTGGCGAGTGGACGCATCTCTTCTCCGGCACGAGCTATGGCCGCGCGGGGCAGGGCACGAAGGTGACGGTCAAGGCCCCGCTCGGTCAGCCCGCCGTGTTCTACAAGAAGGGCTCCCGTGTCGGCGCGACGCTCGTGACGAACCTCCGCGCCGCCGGCGTGATGTGA
- a CDS encoding NAD(P)H-binding protein, producing the protein MSNDSALPTVVIGGGSGFVGQALAAQLSRRFRVIGLSRSEKKPDAHVSEWRKADLFNLREAEEGLRGAKYAVYLVHSMLPSARLTQGTFEDLDLICADNFARAAKRAGVEQIVFLGGLLPERRDLSPHLASRLEVEETLGRYGVPVTVLRAGLVIGGGGSSFEMLTRLVRRLPVMIVPKWTLTQTQPVGVDDVVALLSFVVGHEPSFGETYDVGARERIDYRTLMAMCAELLGLSRPMISVPLFTPGLSRLWVSLVTGAPKALVAPLVESLRHEMLARDHRIFELAGHEPTPLREAMSRALAEESGTPRAYSALTKKGESRPSLVRSVQRMRLPAPHDATWAAEEYVRWLPRALRGLVRVEAGKGRDVTFFLVLFRIPLLVLTYAPERSTPDRQLFFVTGGALSRADYPGRFELRQVLDGRTLLTAIHDFAPRLPWLLYVATQAQFHAWVMAAFRVHVARA; encoded by the coding sequence ATGTCGAACGACTCCGCACTCCCCACGGTCGTCATCGGAGGGGGGAGTGGCTTCGTCGGCCAAGCGCTCGCCGCGCAGCTCTCCCGGCGTTTTCGCGTGATCGGCCTCTCGCGCAGCGAAAAGAAGCCCGACGCGCACGTCTCCGAGTGGCGAAAGGCCGATCTCTTCAACCTGCGGGAGGCCGAAGAGGGGCTCCGTGGGGCGAAGTACGCCGTTTACCTCGTGCACAGCATGCTCCCCTCGGCGCGCCTCACGCAGGGCACCTTCGAGGACCTCGACCTCATCTGCGCCGACAACTTCGCCCGCGCTGCCAAGCGCGCCGGGGTCGAGCAGATCGTGTTCTTGGGTGGGCTCTTGCCCGAACGCCGAGACCTCTCTCCCCACCTCGCGAGCCGCCTCGAGGTCGAGGAGACGCTCGGGCGCTACGGTGTCCCTGTCACGGTGCTCCGCGCAGGGCTCGTGATCGGAGGTGGCGGCTCCTCGTTCGAGATGCTCACACGGCTCGTTCGGCGCCTCCCCGTGATGATCGTCCCGAAATGGACACTCACGCAGACTCAGCCGGTCGGCGTCGACGACGTGGTCGCGCTCCTCTCGTTCGTGGTCGGCCACGAGCCGAGCTTCGGCGAGACGTACGACGTCGGCGCGCGCGAACGGATCGATTACCGCACGCTGATGGCCATGTGCGCCGAGCTGCTCGGGCTCTCGCGGCCCATGATCTCGGTGCCCCTCTTCACGCCGGGCCTCTCCCGCCTCTGGGTCTCCCTCGTAACCGGCGCGCCCAAGGCCCTCGTCGCCCCGCTCGTCGAGAGCCTAAGGCACGAGATGCTCGCCCGCGATCATCGCATCTTCGAGCTCGCGGGACACGAGCCCACTCCCCTCCGAGAGGCCATGTCCCGCGCCCTCGCCGAAGAGTCCGGCACTCCTCGTGCCTACTCGGCTCTCACGAAGAAGGGAGAGTCGCGTCCATCGCTCGTGCGCTCGGTGCAACGCATGAGGCTCCCCGCGCCGCACGACGCCACGTGGGCCGCCGAAGAGTACGTGAGATGGCTCCCGCGCGCGCTCCGCGGCCTCGTCCGCGTCGAGGCAGGCAAGGGGCGCGACGTCACCTTTTTCCTCGTGCTCTTTCGAATCCCGCTCCTCGTGCTCACGTACGCCCCCGAGCGCAGCACCCCGGACCGCCAGCTCTTCTTCGTGACCGGCGGAGCCCTCTCTCGTGCCGACTATCCTGGCCGCTTCGAGCTCCGCCAAGTGCTCGACGGGCGCACGCTCCTCACCGCCATTCACGATTTCGCGCCGCGGTTGCCCTGGCTCCTCTATGTCGCGACGCAGGCCCAGTTTCACGCGTGGGTCATGGCTGCCTTTCGTGTGCACGTGGCCCGAGCCTGA
- a CDS encoding response regulator has product MHLDAHHQDVTEDEEPITVRSSRLGRARVLIADDDADMRDVVSETLRSSGYFTNSAESGFAFIDSIVEIEEGLRPMDGVDLVLIDNRMPGMSGLDALRAMRGADRWVPAILMTAYPSAAVEAEARRLHAVVLPKPFDRETLRRAVLDALLPRT; this is encoded by the coding sequence ATGCATCTCGACGCCCATCATCAGGACGTGACCGAAGACGAGGAGCCCATCACGGTGAGGTCGAGCCGCCTCGGGCGGGCCCGCGTGCTCATCGCCGACGACGACGCCGACATGCGGGACGTGGTCAGCGAGACGCTGCGCTCTTCGGGATACTTCACCAACTCCGCAGAGTCGGGTTTTGCGTTCATCGACTCCATCGTCGAAATCGAAGAAGGTCTGCGCCCGATGGATGGGGTCGACCTCGTGCTCATCGACAACCGTATGCCCGGCATGTCGGGGCTCGACGCGCTCCGTGCGATGCGCGGGGCCGACCGGTGGGTGCCCGCGATCCTCATGACCGCCTACCCGTCGGCCGCCGTCGAGGCCGAGGCGCGAAGGCTCCACGCGGTGGTGTTGCCCAAGCCCTTCGACCGCGAGACCTTGCGAAGGGCCGTGCTCGACGCGCTCCTCCCGCGCACGTGA
- a CDS encoding fatty acid desaturase, which yields MSATMASEPRVAPRDLVAPAVAVPTLALAAGSVGAFVSLAWLGATGRLPVPLVVMLQGFAAFAAFTPMHDASHRSVARAAPLNEFVGWVTALVLTAPFPAFRHLHLEHHRNTNDPARDPDMWSGAGGSWSRLFRWATQDIAYYVFYAKRAKERPRGEVFGTFVGLVLTYAPMVALAALGYGREALLFWAVPARLGIILLAFAFDWLPHHPHAVLGRTDPFRATAVIEHRFLTPILLSQNYHLIHHLFPGVPFYGYGRVWWARRDELVSRGALVRRIGPAGAKEGVPQGTGDTHALTVSRVVDEARGTKSFELTVSEALRPVFHHAAGQFTTVEVVIDGEVLRRSYSFSRRSVDGSSVRITVKRIPGGRVSAFLHTNVHEGDVVRVSAPRGRFVLRESSPGTPIVCFAAGSGITPIRAIAEEALAKTERPVRLFASSRDRASVVFEAELRELEARFGDRLALTLHVDDEHGLPTPEALERVLGSGEPEVYVCGPAPFQSVVDELLDAHAVPSTRRFSERFAAAPRKGERPRGCSGALRVREGERVRLVTVHEGETLLEASRRAGLRLAASCEEGYCGSCAVRLSGGTVTMRANDALDDATLAEGMILPCQAVLATNGQEVEIDLSEPK from the coding sequence ATGTCGGCGACGATGGCCTCCGAACCGCGCGTGGCTCCACGGGATCTCGTCGCGCCTGCGGTCGCCGTGCCCACGCTCGCGCTCGCCGCGGGGTCGGTCGGTGCGTTCGTGTCCCTCGCGTGGCTCGGCGCGACCGGGCGTCTCCCGGTACCGCTCGTGGTGATGCTCCAAGGGTTCGCGGCGTTCGCGGCGTTCACCCCCATGCACGACGCATCCCACAGGTCGGTCGCGCGAGCGGCCCCTCTGAACGAATTCGTGGGGTGGGTCACCGCGCTCGTACTCACCGCGCCCTTTCCGGCGTTTCGGCACCTCCACCTCGAGCACCACCGCAACACGAACGATCCCGCTCGCGATCCCGACATGTGGAGTGGCGCCGGCGGCTCGTGGTCGCGCCTCTTTCGCTGGGCGACCCAAGACATTGCCTACTACGTCTTCTACGCGAAGCGCGCGAAGGAGCGCCCCCGTGGCGAGGTCTTCGGTACGTTCGTCGGCCTGGTCCTCACCTATGCGCCCATGGTGGCGCTCGCCGCTCTCGGGTACGGGCGCGAGGCCCTCCTCTTTTGGGCCGTGCCCGCGCGGCTCGGGATCATCCTGCTCGCGTTCGCGTTCGACTGGCTCCCGCATCATCCGCACGCGGTGCTCGGACGAACCGACCCGTTCCGCGCCACGGCCGTGATCGAGCACCGGTTCCTCACGCCGATCTTGCTCTCTCAGAACTACCACCTCATCCATCACCTCTTTCCCGGAGTGCCCTTTTACGGGTACGGGCGCGTCTGGTGGGCACGCCGAGACGAGCTCGTGTCGCGAGGCGCGCTCGTGCGCCGCATCGGCCCAGCCGGCGCGAAAGAGGGCGTCCCGCAGGGCACGGGCGACACTCACGCCCTCACGGTCTCCCGCGTCGTCGACGAAGCTCGCGGCACGAAATCGTTCGAGCTCACGGTCTCCGAGGCGCTACGGCCCGTGTTTCACCACGCCGCAGGGCAGTTCACGACCGTCGAGGTCGTGATCGACGGCGAGGTCCTCCGTCGTTCGTACTCGTTCTCGCGCCGGTCGGTGGACGGGAGCTCGGTGCGTATCACGGTCAAACGAATCCCCGGTGGCCGCGTTTCGGCGTTTCTCCACACCAACGTACACGAGGGCGACGTCGTTCGCGTCTCGGCCCCGCGTGGGCGCTTCGTCCTCCGGGAGTCGAGCCCGGGCACGCCGATCGTGTGCTTCGCGGCCGGAAGTGGCATTACCCCCATTCGCGCGATCGCCGAAGAGGCCCTCGCGAAGACCGAGCGCCCCGTGCGGCTCTTCGCGTCGAGCCGCGATCGTGCGTCCGTCGTGTTCGAGGCCGAGCTGCGCGAGCTCGAGGCCCGCTTCGGAGACCGCCTCGCCCTCACCCTCCACGTCGACGACGAGCATGGATTGCCGACTCCCGAAGCGCTCGAGCGCGTTTTGGGCAGCGGTGAGCCCGAGGTGTACGTGTGCGGACCTGCGCCGTTCCAGAGCGTCGTCGACGAGCTCCTCGACGCGCACGCCGTGCCCTCGACGCGCCGTTTCTCCGAGCGCTTCGCGGCGGCTCCCCGCAAAGGAGAGCGGCCTCGGGGGTGCTCGGGGGCGCTGCGCGTGAGGGAAGGGGAGCGCGTGCGCCTCGTCACGGTCCACGAGGGCGAGACGCTGCTCGAGGCCAGCCGACGCGCGGGTCTCCGGCTCGCCGCCTCGTGCGAAGAGGGCTATTGCGGGTCGTGCGCGGTCAGGCTCTCGGGCGGCACGGTCACGATGCGCGCGAACGACGCCCTCGACGACGCGACGCTCGCCGAAGGCATGATTCTGCCCTGCCAGGCCGTCCTCGCCACGAACGGGCAAGAGGTCGAAATCGACCTCTCGGAGCCCAAGTAG
- a CDS encoding polysaccharide deacetylase family protein yields the protein MATQDSPRRALSLLGASLMATLVAASIVATGCTAESAETEPDDDDTPSATSEEDLTFRSAATSNVNLRDGELVLTFDDGPAATSVDVATLLQGRGHTGLFFTVSHHLGTVEGGRATLNDTGATRLGAIAERGQLVANHTHNHCIRGASAAAPCSGRAFADLPAAEMKRQVESTDILIRAALGRANRSSAYLPFFRAPGNSWSTTAATTLSSAALPSNAYGPIAWNLPRTGEEDFQCWRRNETVATCAGRYIAAFDAMPSGGQKAVVLIHDNFPNAAALTRAVLDGLVGRRTKAGNTVRVVRPGCIVGCTR from the coding sequence ATGGCCACGCAAGACAGCCCTCGCCGCGCGCTCTCGCTCCTCGGCGCTTCGCTCATGGCGACGCTCGTCGCCGCGTCGATCGTCGCGACGGGGTGCACGGCAGAATCGGCCGAGACCGAGCCCGACGACGACGACACGCCTTCGGCGACGAGCGAGGAAGACCTCACGTTTCGCTCGGCGGCGACCTCCAACGTGAACCTCCGCGACGGCGAGCTCGTGCTCACGTTCGACGACGGGCCGGCGGCGACCAGCGTGGACGTCGCGACGCTCCTCCAAGGGCGCGGACACACGGGGCTCTTCTTCACCGTGTCGCACCACCTGGGGACGGTCGAGGGCGGACGCGCGACGCTGAACGACACGGGAGCGACACGGCTCGGCGCGATCGCGGAGCGTGGGCAGCTCGTGGCCAATCACACCCACAATCACTGCATTCGCGGGGCGAGCGCGGCAGCCCCGTGCTCGGGGCGCGCGTTCGCCGATCTTCCCGCCGCGGAGATGAAGAGGCAGGTCGAGAGCACGGATATCTTGATTCGCGCCGCGCTCGGCCGGGCGAACCGGAGCTCGGCGTACTTGCCATTCTTCCGCGCTCCCGGAAATAGCTGGAGCACCACGGCCGCGACCACGCTCTCGTCGGCCGCGCTCCCCTCGAACGCGTACGGCCCCATCGCGTGGAACCTGCCGCGCACCGGCGAAGAAGACTTTCAGTGTTGGAGGCGAAACGAGACCGTGGCGACCTGCGCGGGCCGCTACATCGCGGCCTTCGACGCCATGCCCTCCGGCGGGCAGAAGGCCGTCGTCCTCATCCACGACAACTTTCCCAACGCGGCTGCGCTCACGCGAGCCGTGCTCGATGGCCTCGTCGGGCGGCGCACCAAGGCGGGCAACACGGTGCGTGTCGTGCGCCCGGGGTGCATCGTCGGCTGCACGCGCTGA
- a CDS encoding RNA polymerase sigma factor: protein MTPTAQVMIPQVEARSSPPGLVPPPTFEATYEEHFAFVWRSVRALGVVEHAVDDVTQEIFLVVLKRLSEFEGRSTVRTWLYGIVRNVVRGHRRAKKKHDASRDPEKSVDPETLRDAEGRDPEATAAKTQAARLVIQLLESLDDDKREVFVLAELEQLPAKEIAELLDENVNTVYSRLRLAREEFAAAAQRHRARDAWRSK, encoded by the coding sequence GTGACACCCACTGCGCAGGTCATGATCCCCCAAGTCGAGGCGCGGTCGAGCCCCCCGGGCCTCGTCCCGCCGCCCACGTTCGAGGCGACGTACGAAGAGCACTTCGCCTTCGTGTGGCGGAGCGTGCGCGCCCTCGGCGTGGTCGAGCACGCCGTCGACGACGTGACCCAAGAGATCTTCCTCGTGGTGCTGAAGCGCCTCTCCGAGTTCGAGGGCCGGTCGACGGTGCGCACGTGGCTCTACGGGATCGTGCGCAACGTGGTCCGCGGTCACCGCCGCGCCAAGAAGAAGCACGACGCGAGCCGCGATCCGGAGAAGTCGGTCGACCCCGAGACGCTGCGCGACGCGGAGGGGCGCGATCCCGAGGCCACCGCGGCGAAGACGCAGGCCGCGCGCCTCGTCATCCAGCTCCTCGAGTCCCTCGACGACGACAAGCGCGAGGTGTTCGTGCTCGCCGAGCTCGAACAGCTCCCCGCCAAAGAGATCGCCGAGCTCCTCGACGAGAACGTCAACACCGTCTACTCGCGGCTCCGCCTCGCGCGTGAAGAGTTCGCGGCGGCGGCCCAGCGGCATCGAGCGCGGGACGCGTGGAGGTCGAAATGA
- a CDS encoding O-antigen ligase family protein yields MRPRPSSPAASTPTGLVATSVGGAAPPSVVWGIAALLVVVPLVDLRAFGNPTTAPRYALLGLGVSILSFAALLAPAARPPITSRRAVVLLGLYVTLSLASIAWAVDRSGALVRGAELLTFFGLFLLSARVAESHPASTTAWLVRSACVVGAALGALAVAQSFGALTDVFDQVAGGPAATFGNKNVLATYLDGLLVPSLLGATLGTRRSRILGGLSFVLVVAGITVTRSRGAWAAAALTALVAVVVVARGHRRAAMRIGRRVAPAALAGVVVAIALAVSPGAASPERTPLASTTRADVVASSMSVRRAFDTSSVAMLRDHPFGVGLGSWRAMYPAYARVAPTVDFSLTVQPWEAHCDPLEIVCESGLLGGYLFFAAVALAVRSGLSGASSRGASRRLVSLALALGIVTLALHSTVDFPLRKPASAMIFFVWLGLLVGLTPADREAPSPSRPTLVGRFGPWGIAVVATALLVFHGRAVVSDYLVAKARTTADPRALYAGLSRANAVFPYGFQLRRELARAAHLGCSQGVVGCDVARAEIRRVLDDEPFQPRYLTDDGALRLYAGDLAGARRSYEAAVAMLPAEPACLEGLASVEEREGHTERAAALRNQATALRAGK; encoded by the coding sequence ATGAGACCTCGTCCCTCGTCCCCCGCTGCCTCGACGCCGACCGGCCTCGTCGCGACGTCGGTGGGGGGTGCCGCTCCGCCGAGCGTCGTGTGGGGCATCGCGGCGCTGCTCGTCGTCGTCCCCCTCGTGGACCTTCGTGCCTTCGGCAACCCCACCACGGCGCCGCGCTACGCTCTGCTCGGCCTCGGCGTGAGCATCCTCTCGTTCGCGGCGCTCCTCGCTCCCGCGGCGCGGCCGCCGATCACGTCGCGTCGCGCGGTGGTCCTCTTGGGGCTCTACGTCACGCTCTCCCTCGCGTCGATCGCCTGGGCCGTGGATCGGAGCGGCGCGCTCGTCCGGGGGGCCGAGCTCCTCACCTTCTTCGGCCTCTTCCTCCTCTCTGCGCGCGTCGCCGAGAGCCACCCCGCGTCGACGACCGCGTGGCTCGTTCGGAGCGCGTGCGTCGTGGGGGCGGCGCTCGGCGCGCTCGCCGTGGCGCAGAGCTTCGGGGCCCTCACGGACGTGTTCGACCAGGTGGCGGGTGGCCCGGCCGCCACGTTCGGCAACAAAAACGTGCTCGCGACCTACCTCGACGGGCTCCTCGTCCCGTCCCTCCTCGGCGCGACGCTCGGCACACGTAGATCACGCATCCTCGGCGGCCTCTCGTTCGTCCTCGTCGTCGCGGGCATCACGGTCACGCGCTCCCGTGGGGCGTGGGCCGCCGCTGCCCTGACCGCGCTCGTCGCCGTCGTGGTCGTCGCTCGAGGCCACCGTCGAGCGGCGATGCGCATCGGGCGTCGTGTCGCGCCAGCGGCGCTCGCGGGGGTGGTGGTCGCGATCGCCCTCGCCGTGTCCCCGGGCGCCGCGTCGCCCGAGCGCACGCCGCTCGCGAGCACGACCCGGGCGGACGTCGTCGCTTCGTCCATGTCCGTACGTCGTGCCTTCGACACGAGCTCCGTCGCCATGCTCCGCGACCACCCGTTCGGTGTGGGGCTCGGGAGCTGGCGCGCGATGTACCCCGCCTACGCGCGCGTTGCCCCCACCGTCGACTTCTCGCTCACCGTGCAGCCGTGGGAGGCGCACTGCGACCCGCTCGAAATCGTTTGTGAATCCGGGCTCTTGGGTGGGTACCTGTTCTTCGCGGCCGTGGCCTTGGCGGTGCGCTCGGGTCTCTCGGGTGCCTCGTCGAGGGGCGCGTCGCGGAGGCTCGTGTCGCTCGCGCTCGCCCTCGGGATCGTCACCCTCGCGCTGCACTCCACGGTCGACTTCCCGCTCCGAAAGCCCGCCTCGGCCATGATCTTCTTCGTGTGGCTCGGGCTGCTCGTGGGGCTCACGCCTGCCGATCGCGAAGCGCCTTCGCCTTCACGTCCCACCCTGGTCGGGCGCTTCGGGCCTTGGGGCATCGCCGTCGTCGCCACCGCGCTCCTCGTGTTCCACGGCCGGGCGGTCGTCTCCGACTACCTCGTGGCGAAGGCGCGCACGACTGCGGACCCACGCGCGCTCTACGCGGGGCTCTCGCGCGCGAACGCCGTGTTCCCCTACGGGTTCCAGCTTCGTCGTGAGCTCGCGCGTGCCGCTCACCTCGGGTGCTCGCAGGGGGTCGTCGGGTGCGACGTCGCGCGCGCCGAGATCCGCCGCGTCCTCGACGACGAGCCGTTCCAACCTCGGTACCTCACGGACGACGGCGCGCTCCGACTCTACGCGGGCGATCTCGCCGGGGCGCGTCGCTCGTACGAAGCGGCGGTGGCCATGCTCCCCGCCGAGCCTGCGTGCCTCGAAGGGCTCGCGTCGGTCGAGGAGCGCGAGGGGCACACCGAGCGCGCCGCTGCCCTGCGCAACCAGGCGACCGCCCTACGCGCGGGAAAGTAA